In the genome of Catalinimonas alkaloidigena, the window GCCGTCGAGGTAGTACACGTTTTCGTTCGGCGCTCCTCCCCGGATGATGATGTCGTTCCGAAAGCCAACCGAACCCGAGACGCCCGGCAGCGACTGCACCACCTTGGCAATGTCGTTATTCCCGCCGGGGTAGGCCTTGATTTCCTGCGTCGACAAGCTCTGGATGGAGTTCGGCGTTTCGGTGCGGCGCTGAAACGGGCTGGCTTCCACCACCACTTCGCCGAGTTCGCTGGCGGCTTCTTCCAGATCGAAATTGAGCGTCAGCGTGTTGCCCGTCGTCACCACCACGTCGTACTTGGTCAGCGTCCGGTAGCCAACGTATTGTGCCGTGACGTTGTAGGTTTTCGGGGTGAGGTTGTCGAGGGTATAATAGCCCTCTACGTCGGTGACACCGCCCTGGTCCGTCCCGTTCACCACCACGGCCACGCCGATGAGCGGCTCTTGTGTCCGCGCGTCGCGCACCATGCCGGTGATTTTGCCGGTCTGGGCGAAGGAACAGGGGGCCAATACAACAAGAAACAGCAGGGAAATGAGGGGGTAATGTGGGCGCATACAGAGGTACTACGGCATTTTCCCCTTTAACTCGTGTGTTGCGCAAAAGGTTTTGCCCGTGTTGGGAACGCAGCAATCGTGCGTCCTTTTGCGTCGTAATTCTATCCTTTTTCAACCCTTCCGGACTCCTGTGCAACGCCGTACGGGCTTGGCGTCGCTAATTTGCCTTTTGTCGGGGATAGCCGTAGATTACCCCCTTTGCATCACCTCTTATTTTTTACACCTACATTCACCATGAACCGTCGTACTGCTTTACAAGCGCTGCTGCTGGCCTCCGGTGGGCTGGCAACCTTGCCCTCCTGGGCGATGCGCTGGCGACCGACCGACCTCGCCGGCACCGCTTCTGTTTTTTCGTCGACCGAACACCAACTTCTGGCCGCGGTGGCCGATACCATCCTGCCCGCCGGTGACGAGATCGGCGCGCTGTCGGTGGGGGTAGATCAATTTCTGCCGAAACTCTTTTCCCAATGCTACGATGCCGACGTGCAGGCAAGCCTCAAAACGCAACTGCGCGCCCTCGATACCGCCGCACGCCAGGCGCACGGAGTGGCTTTTCCGGCGTGCTCGCAGACGCAGCGGGAGACGTTGCTGAACCGTCTGGCCGCTTCTGCGGACGAAGAAGAAAAAGCCTTTTTTGACCTGATGAAGTCGGAGACGATGCGCGGTTTCACTACGTCGGAAGAGGTGATGGTAAAGTACCTGGGCTACCGGGTGATCCCGACGTATTACCACGGCTGTGTTGACGTCAACTCCTGAACGAACATGACTTACCTGAATACCACATCTGTCAAGGCGCGTACCTACGACGCCATCGTGATCGGCTCGGGCGCGAGTGGCGGCTGGGCCGCGAAAGAACTCTGCGAGCGAGGGCTCCACACCCTGGTGCTGGAACGGGGGCGCGACGTGCAACACATCAAAGATTATCCTACCGCCTCGAAAGGGCCGTGGCAGTTCGAGTTCCGCGGCACGGTGCCGCTCGACAAACGGGTCGGTTATCAGAACCAGCGCTACCTGCGGGAAGAGACGCTGCACTGGGCGCTGAAAGACGACGAGCAACCCTTCGTGGCCGAGAAGCCCTTCCGCTGGTTCCGGGGCTACCACGTCGGCGGCAAGTCGCTGCTGTGGGCGCGGCAAACGCAGCGGTGGAGCGACCTCGATTTTGAAGGACCGGCGCGCGACGGCTTTGCGGTCGACTGGCCCATCCGCTACAAGGACCTGGAGCCGTGGTACGCGCACGTGGAAAAATTCGCGGGCATCGCGGGCGACCGCGACGGGCTCGACGTGCTGCCTGACAGCGAAACCCAACCGGCGTTCGAGGTGAGTTGCATCGAACAGTATTTCCGCGAGAGCATCGCGAAGCACTATCAAGACCGTCACCTCATCAAGGCGCGCTGTGCGCACCTGACCGCTCCGCAGGCGATTCACCTCGAACAGGGGCGGGGCAAGTGCCAGCACCAGACCATGTGCAACCGGGGCTGCAACTTCGGCGCGTATTTCAGCAGCAACGCCTCGACGCTGCCTTGGGCGATGAAAACGGGTCGCCTGACCATCCGGCCCCACGCGGTGGTTCATTCGGTGCTCTACGACGAGCAGAAAAAGCGCGCGTCGGGCGTGCGGATCATCGACGCGACGAGCGGTGAAGCGATGAATTTCTACGCCAAACTTGTCTTCGTCAACGCCTCGGCGCTGAACAGCAACGCCATCCTGCTGAATTCGACTTCCAATCGCTTTCCGAACGGGCTGGGCAACGACAGCGGCCTGTTGGGCAAATACATCGCCTGGCACAATTACCGGGGCCACGCCCACGCGCAGCACGAGGGCTTTCTGGACAAAAAGACGGAAGGCCGCAGTCCGACGCACAGTTACATCCCCCGTTTCCGGAACGTTCACAAACAGGAGACCGACTTTCTGCGCGGTTACGCCATCGGCATCGGGGGCGGGCGGGGCACCTGGTCGGACACCGACATGATTGGCGACCAGCTGCGGACCAACCTGCTCCATCCGGAGTGGAACCTCTGGGGCGTCAGTAGCTGGATGATGGGCGAAACCGTGCCGCTGGAAAAGAACCACGTGCGGCTCCATCCCGACCTAACCGACAAGTATGGCATTCCGCAACTGGTGATCTCCTGCGAGTGGAGCGACAACGACGACAAGATGGTGGCCGACTACATGGAGCAATCGAAGGAAATGTTCGAAAAAGCAGGCTTCATCAACATTTCGGCCGATGATTCGCACTCGCCGCCCGGCTCCGACATCCACGAAATGGGCGGGGTGCGGATGGGCCACGATCCCAAAACCTCACTATTGAACCAACACAACCAACTGCACCAGTGCAAGAACGTGTTTGTGACCGACGGGGCCTGCATGACCTCGACCGGGACCCAAAACCCGACGCTGACTTTTATGGCCCTGACCGCCCGCGCGGCGAATTATGCGGCCGATCAGTTGAAAAAAGGAAATTTGTAAGCAATTTGTCCACGAAAATCAACTAGTACCTTCCCTTATGAAAAAAGTACTCGGACTGATGTCCCTTTGCATTCTCTTCTCCTGCGGCAGTGAAACCACGACGACCGGCGATACGCAGGATTCGACTACGGTCGCTATGGAAGAAACGTCCGATCCGCTTTACACCTTTCCGTTCGGGGTGCAGGCGTACACGTTTCGCAACAGTTTCCCGAACGGCATCGAACAAACCCTCGATACCATCCAGAGCATGGGCTTTACCGAACTGGAAGGCGGACCGGTCGGCGACCTGTCGCCCGAAGCGTTTCGGCAGCTTTGCGAGGCGCGGGGCATTACAATTCCGTCGACCGGCGCGGGCTACGACGAACTGGTGAAAGACCCGCAGGCCGTGGCTGACAAAGCCAAAGCCCTAGGAGCCAAGTACGTGATGTGCGCCTGGATTCCGCATAACGGCACTACGTTTACGCTGGAAAATGCCCAAAAGGCGGTCGCGGATTTCAACAAGGCTGGAAAAGTTCTGAAAGACAACGGCGTTACGTTCGCTTACCACGTGCACGGCTACGAGTTTCAGTCGCACGAAGACGGCACGCTGATGGACTACCTGATTGAAAACACCAATCCGGAAGATGTATCGTTTGAGATGGACATTTTGTGGACGCACTTTGGCGGTGGCGATCCGGTGGCGTTGCTGAAAAAATACGGTGACCGCTGGAAGCTGATGCACGTGAAAGATCTGAAGAAAGGCACGCCGAAAGACCTCTCGGGCGGCACGGACCAAAACAACGACGTGGCCCTAGGGACAGGCGAAATCGACCTGAAACCCATTCTGGAAGAGGCGAAAAAGCTGGGCATTCAGCACTACTTCATCGAAGACGAAAGCGACCGCATTTACACGCAGGTGCCGCAAAGCATTGAGTACCTGAAAAGCCTGCAAGAGTCGTAAGTCTGACCATATCGACATTATTCTGCGCCATCCCGGCAGGGATCTTTCTCCGCGACAAGACAGGTCGTAGGAAAGGTGTCTGCTGGGATGGTTTTTAGTATGCGCCGTTCAACCGCTGATCGGTTTCCGTCAGGCCATAATCCGTGTCGGCCATCTCGGAGAGAGGCACGTACAGCTGGTTTTTGTCCAGCAGATCGAGCAGCAATTGCCGGGCCTCGGGTAGGGGGAAGGTGGTGAGTTGGGCAGCTACCGTTTCCAAAGCTTCGGCATTCAGTCGCCAGTCGAGGCGGGCCTTGCCGCGCATCGTTTCCCAAGTGGTTTGCAGTGCTGCATGATCCCCCGCCGCCTGGATCTGTTCCACAAACGGTTGGTTCAGTCCCGCCAGCTCGGCGTAGACGAGCGTATCTTCCCCCAGCGCTTTTTGGATGCGCGGCAACGTGAGGGTTTCGATGTAGTCGAGCTGTTCGCAGAGAATGAACCGCCGCCTTGCGCCTTCTGCCCGGTTCACCTCCAGCACGGCCTGCGCCGTGGAGCCACTGCCCGCAAAAAAGTCGAGCACCAGGTCGCCGGCCCCAGTCGTAAAACGGATAAGTTTCTTCAGCAGGTTGATCGACTTGGGATTCGCGAACGCCTTCCGACCCATCAGTTGCGTCAGTGCTTGCGTCGAGCGTCGGTTGTCTTCGTAGAAATAGCCCTTCAGCAGTTCCGTTGCGGTGTCGAGCCGCTTTTTGATCTTGGGAATCGTGGTTTCGTCGGCTCCCCAGAGCACGTCGCCCCGCCCATCAGCTTTCCGAAATGTCGCTTCCGGCCAGCGGTAGCCATTCGTGGGCCGTTTGCAGACCTTGCCCGTCGTGGGGTGCAGCAGATCGTAGTGATAGCCTCCCGGTCGCGTGTTGGCCGAATTGCCGGGATAAAAGACGCCCTTCTCGTCTACGTACGCGTAGTGCGCCACGCCCGACAAGTCGACGGCCTTGGACTTGCGCATCTGCGTAAGCCAGCGCCGGAGTCCCCGCTCCACCGCCGCTAAATCGCCGGGGTGTTGTTGCTTCAAGGTTTCGTATTCCTGCTGAATGCGTTGCGCCTTTTCTGACTGAATTTTCCATGGACCCTGCCGCCGTTTGTCTTTCGCGTAGCACAAGACGTACTCGTGCTCGACCGAAATCTGCGTCGCGTTGTTGTCGGTGGCCGTTTCCCAGACAATCTCACCCACGAAATGTTCCCGCCCGAAAAGCTCGTCGCAGAGCACCTTCAGGTACGCTTGTTCGTGGCTGTCGATGGAGATGAACATCACGCCGTCGGGGCGGAGGAGCGTGCGGGCCACCTCCAGCCGGTTTTTCATGAACGTGAGCCAGGTCGCGTGGCTGAAGCGGTCGTTGTAACCGAAGGTATCCTTGCCGGTATTGTAGGGCGGATCGATGTAGATCAGCTTGACTTTTTCTGCGTAGCGTGCCCGCAGCGTACAGAGCGTCAGGAGGTTGTTGCCTTTGATGAGCAGATGTTCGTCGGCGGTAAGCCGTTCGGCGGGGGCTTGTTTGTGTGCCGTGATGCGTCGGAACCGATGCAGCGCTTTGGGGGCCAGCAGCCAGTCGATTTCTTCGGCAGCCAGGGTTTCGTGCCAGAATCGCTCCTCCGTT includes:
- a CDS encoding gluconate 2-dehydrogenase subunit 3 family protein, with translation MNRRTALQALLLASGGLATLPSWAMRWRPTDLAGTASVFSSTEHQLLAAVADTILPAGDEIGALSVGVDQFLPKLFSQCYDADVQASLKTQLRALDTAARQAHGVAFPACSQTQRETLLNRLAASADEEEKAFFDLMKSETMRGFTTSEEVMVKYLGYRVIPTYYHGCVDVNS
- a CDS encoding GMC oxidoreductase, with amino-acid sequence MTYLNTTSVKARTYDAIVIGSGASGGWAAKELCERGLHTLVLERGRDVQHIKDYPTASKGPWQFEFRGTVPLDKRVGYQNQRYLREETLHWALKDDEQPFVAEKPFRWFRGYHVGGKSLLWARQTQRWSDLDFEGPARDGFAVDWPIRYKDLEPWYAHVEKFAGIAGDRDGLDVLPDSETQPAFEVSCIEQYFRESIAKHYQDRHLIKARCAHLTAPQAIHLEQGRGKCQHQTMCNRGCNFGAYFSSNASTLPWAMKTGRLTIRPHAVVHSVLYDEQKKRASGVRIIDATSGEAMNFYAKLVFVNASALNSNAILLNSTSNRFPNGLGNDSGLLGKYIAWHNYRGHAHAQHEGFLDKKTEGRSPTHSYIPRFRNVHKQETDFLRGYAIGIGGGRGTWSDTDMIGDQLRTNLLHPEWNLWGVSSWMMGETVPLEKNHVRLHPDLTDKYGIPQLVISCEWSDNDDKMVADYMEQSKEMFEKAGFINISADDSHSPPGSDIHEMGGVRMGHDPKTSLLNQHNQLHQCKNVFVTDGACMTSTGTQNPTLTFMALTARAANYAADQLKKGNL
- a CDS encoding sugar phosphate isomerase/epimerase family protein, with product MKKVLGLMSLCILFSCGSETTTTGDTQDSTTVAMEETSDPLYTFPFGVQAYTFRNSFPNGIEQTLDTIQSMGFTELEGGPVGDLSPEAFRQLCEARGITIPSTGAGYDELVKDPQAVADKAKALGAKYVMCAWIPHNGTTFTLENAQKAVADFNKAGKVLKDNGVTFAYHVHGYEFQSHEDGTLMDYLIENTNPEDVSFEMDILWTHFGGGDPVALLKKYGDRWKLMHVKDLKKGTPKDLSGGTDQNNDVALGTGEIDLKPILEEAKKLGIQHYFIEDESDRIYTQVPQSIEYLKSLQES
- a CDS encoding DNA methyltransferase: MPPAAMPSLLEELHQLLRHDARLVSEGTWRKNKLQDLIWQLDAELLRLLRSHPRIRARFFREVDGVCVFDQAGFQQIVTGKDFLPDSYTAYKNQLGLTSEQRFLSASKDVVLAWPYKDGVLEGGQTQAADKTEERFWHETLAAEEIDWLLAPKALHRFRRITAHKQAPAERLTADEHLLIKGNNLLTLCTLRARYAEKVKLIYIDPPYNTGKDTFGYNDRFSHATWLTFMKNRLEVARTLLRPDGVMFISIDSHEQAYLKVLCDELFGREHFVGEIVWETATDNNATQISVEHEYVLCYAKDKRRQGPWKIQSEKAQRIQQEYETLKQQHPGDLAAVERGLRRWLTQMRKSKAVDLSGVAHYAYVDEKGVFYPGNSANTRPGGYHYDLLHPTTGKVCKRPTNGYRWPEATFRKADGRGDVLWGADETTIPKIKKRLDTATELLKGYFYEDNRRSTQALTQLMGRKAFANPKSINLLKKLIRFTTGAGDLVLDFFAGSGSTAQAVLEVNRAEGARRRFILCEQLDYIETLTLPRIQKALGEDTLVYAELAGLNQPFVEQIQAAGDHAALQTTWETMRGKARLDWRLNAEALETVAAQLTTFPLPEARQLLLDLLDKNQLYVPLSEMADTDYGLTETDQRLNGAY